The Girardinichthys multiradiatus isolate DD_20200921_A chromosome 24, DD_fGirMul_XY1, whole genome shotgun sequence genome has a window encoding:
- the LOC124861180 gene encoding trace amine-associated receptor 13c-like, producing the protein MDGSKNSSLCFPNHNFSCRRLLLPLSETVLFHTLLTLISLLTVMLNLLVIISISHFRQLHNPTNSLLLSLAVSDLAVGLLVMPIEGLRYLETCWLLGRLMCALTPYVFYSLISASLGHMVLISVDRYVAICDPLLYPTRITMINVKICVSLCWVCSLLYNGLILMGHLGQPDRFSTCHGECVVVISRISGTVDLFITFIAPCTVMVYLYFRVLLAALSQVRLIRSQTAATAVKSAQAVTRSEWKAARSLAIVIAVFIMCYCPFFYPSLEGKDTSNSLSYFAAVSWIMMLNSSMNPIIYVLFYPWFRKAIKLILTLKILQPDSCDMKML; encoded by the coding sequence ATGGACGGCAGTAAGAACTCCTCTCTGTGCTTTCCTAACCATAACTTCTCCTGCAGGAGGCTGCTGCTGCCCCTCTCTGAGACCGTTCTGTTCCACACATTGCTGACTCTCATCTCCCTGCTCACTGTAATGCTCAACCTGCTCGTCATCATCTCCATCTCCCACTTCAGGCAGCTGCACAACCCAACCAACTCCCTGCTCCTGTCTCTGGCTGTGTCTGACCTGGCGGTGGGACTGCTGGTGATGCCCATCGAGGGGCTGCGGTACTTGGAGACATGCTGGCTGCTGGGGAGGCTGATGTGTGCTCTGACTCCTTATGTCTTTTACTCTTTGATCTCTGCCTCTTTGGGCCACATGGTGCTTATATCTGTAGATCGCTATGTGGCCATCTGTGACCCACTCCTTTACCCCACTAGGATCACAATGATTAATGTGAAGatctgtgtttctctctgttGGGTCTGTTCGCTGCTCTACAACGGATTGATCCTGATGGGACACTTAGGCCAGCCAGATAGGTTCAGCACCTGTCACGGGGAGTGTGTTGTAGTTATCAGCCGTATTTCAGGAACTGTTGATCTCTTTATCACCTTCATAGCACCATGTACTGTCATGGTTTATCTTTATTTCAGAGTGCTTCTGGCTGCTCTCTCACAGGTGCGTCTCATCCGTTCACAGACAGCGGCTACAGCTGTAAAATCAGCTCAAGCTGTTACAAGATCTGAGTGGAAGGCAGCCAGGAGCCTCGCCATTGTTATTGCTGTGTTTATAATGTGTTATTGtccttttttttatccttccttGGAGGGAAAGGACACATCCAACAGCTTGTCCTACTTTGCTGCTGTGTCTTGGATCATGATGCTGAACTCTAGCATGAATCCTATCATTTATGTTTTGTTCTACCCCTGGTTCAGAAAAGCTATCAAACTTATCCTAACCCTAAAAATACTGCAGCCTGACTCCTGCGACATGAAGATGCTGTAG
- the LOC124861181 gene encoding trace amine-associated receptor 13c-like yields the protein MDGSKNSSLCFPNPNFSCRRLQLPLSETVLFHTLLTLISLLTVMLNLLVIISISHFRQLHNPTNSLLLSLAVSDLAVGLLVMPIEGLRYLETCWLLGSLMCALTPYVFYSLISASLGHMVLISVDRYVAICDPLLYPTRITMINVKICVSLCWVCSLLYNGLILMGHLGQPDRFSTCHGECVVVISRISGTVDLFISFIAPCTVMVVLYFRVLLAALSQVRLIRSQTAATAVKSAQAVTRSEWKAARSLAIVIAVFIMCYCPFFYPSLEGKDTSNSLSYFAAVSWIMMLNSSMNPIIYVLFYPWFRKAIKLILTLKILQPDSCDMKMM from the coding sequence ATGGACGGCAGTAAGAACTCCTCTCTGTGCTTTCCTAACCCTAACTTCTCCTGCAGGAGGCTGCAGCTGCCCCTCTCTGAGACCGTTCTGTTCCACACATTGCTGACTCTCATCTCCCTGCTCACTGTAATGCTCAACCTGCTCGTCATCATCTCCATCTCCCACTTCAGGCAGCTGCACAACCCAACCAACTCCCTGCTCCTGTCTCTGGCTGTGTCTGACCTGGCGGTGGGATTGCTGGTGATGCCCATCGAGGGGCTGCGGTACTTGGAGACATGCTGGCTGCTGGGGAGCCTGATGTGTGCTCTGACTCCTTATGTCTTTTACTCTTTGATCTCTGCCTCTTTGGGCCACATGGTGCTTATATCTGTAGATCGCTATGTGGCCATCTGTGACCCACTCCTTTACCCCACTAGGATCACAATGATTAATGTGAAGatctgtgtttctctctgttGGGTCTGTTCGCTGCTCTACAACGGATTGATCCTGATGGGACACTTAGGCCAGCCAGATAGGTTCAGCACCTGTCACGGGGAGTGTGTTGTAGTTATCAGCCGTATTTCAGGAACTGTTGATCTCTTTATCTCCTTCATAGCACCATGTACTGTCATGGTTGTTCTTTATTTCAGAGTGCTTCTGGCTGCTCTCTCACAGGTGCGTCTCATCCGTTCACAGACAGCGGCTACAGCTGTAAAATCAGCTCAAGCTGTTACAAGATCTGAGTGGAAGGCAGCCAGGAGCCTCGCCATTGTTATTGCTGTGTTTATAATGTGTTATTGtccttttttttatccttccttGGAGGGAAAGGACACATCCAACAGCTTGTCCTACTTTGCTGCTGTGTCTTGGATCATGATGCTGAACTCTAGCATGAATCCTATCATTTATGTTTTGTTCTACCCCTGGTTCAGAAAAGCTATCAAACTTATCCTAACCCTAAAAATACTGCAGCCTGACTCCTGCGACATGAAGATGATGTAG
- the LOC124861182 gene encoding trace amine-associated receptor 13c-like, whose product MDGSRNSSLCFPNHNSSCRRLLLPLSETGLFHTLLTLISLLTVMLNLLVIISISHFRQLHNPTNSLLLSLAVSDLAVGLLVMPIEGLRYLETCWLLGRLMCALTPYVFYSLISASLGHMVLISVDRYVAICDPLLYPTRITMINVKICVSLCWVCSLLYNGLILMGHLGQPDRFSTCHGECVVVISRISGTVDLFISFIAPCTVMVVLYFRVLLAALSQVRLIRSQTAATAVKSAQAVTRSEWKAARSLAIVIAVFIMCYCPFCYPSLEGKDTSNSLSYFAAVSWIMMLNSSMNPIIYVLFYPWFRKAIKLILTLKIQQPDSCDMKMM is encoded by the coding sequence ATGGACGGCAGTAGGAACTCCTCTCTGTGCTTTCCTAACCATAACTCCTCCTGCAGGAGGCTGCTGCTGCCGCTCTCTGAGACTGGTCTGTTCCACACATTGCTGACTCTCATCTCCCTGCTCACTGTAATGCTCAACCTGCTCGTCATCATCTCCATCTCCCACTTCAGGCAGCTGCACAACCCAACCAACTCCCTGCTCCTGTCTCTGGCTGTGTCTGACCTGGCGGTGGGACTGCTGGTGATGCCCATCGAGGGGCTGCGGTACTTGGAGACATGCTGGCTGCTGGGGAGACTGATGTGTGCTCTGACTCCTTATGTCTTTTACTCTTTGATCTCTGCCTCTTTGGGCCACATGGTGCTTATATCTGTAGATCGCTATGTGGCCATCTGTGACCCACTCCTTTACCCCACTAGGATCACAATGATTAATGTGAAGatctgtgtttctctctgttGGGTCTGTTCGCTGCTCTACAACGGATTGATCCTGATGGGACACTTAGGCCAGCCAGATAGGTTCAGCACCTGTCACGGGGAGTGTGTTGTAGTTATCAGCCGTATTTCAGGAACTGTTGATCTCTTTATCTCCTTCATAGCACCATGTACTGTCATGGTTGTTCTTTATTTCAGAGTGCTTCTGGCTGCTCTCTCACAGGTGCGTCTCATCCGTTCACAGACAGCGGCTACAGCTGTAAAATCAGCTCAAGCTGTTACAAGATCTGAGTGGAAGGCAGCCAGGAGCCTCGCCATTGTTATTGCTGTGTTTATAATGTGTTATTGTCCTTTTTGTTATCCTTCCTTGGAGGGAAAGGACACATCCAACAGCTTGTCCTACTTTGCTGCTGTGTCTTGGATCATGATGCTGAACTCTAGCATGAATCCTATCATTTATGTTTTGTTCTACCCCTGGTTCAGAAAAGCTATCAAACTTATCCTAACCCTAAAAATACAGCAGCCTGACTCCTGCGACATGAAGATGATGTAG
- the LOC124861183 gene encoding uncharacterized protein LOC124861183, with the protein MWRLIKRILGFLIPARAIMGVPLKEVEYGEGHQLADEELFIGAETKAFMARKELPVSAEKKIFQSVRRFYEAVLQKMFSSFPLDHPLLKDMKVLDPAARLDITPGTVARLGALFPQLSLSEDRLREELIDYQVTDSKHLPQEDKTDRFWGLVGKDVRFSELPRLMEALQCIPHSNASSERVFSMLQRSPGSKSGSQFWVLSSNQCPTKRKNQKLCVLCVSLYLEFAGYFSQFCSTPYHHTISVLNRTVEQNLRLANRRGSPALQYHWSEGLALNS; encoded by the exons ATGTGGAGGCTGATCAAGAGGATCCTGGGGTTCCTCATACCAGCCAGGGCCATCATGGGTGTACCTCTCAAGGAGGTGGAGTATGGAGAAGGACATCAGTTGGCTGACGAAGAGCTCTTTATAGGAGCAGAAACAAAGGCATTCATGGCAAGGAAAGAGCTCCCTGTGTCAGCGGAGAAGAAAATCTTTCA ATCTGTGAGAAGATTCTATGAAGCAGTGCTTCAGAAGATGTTCTCCTCCTTTCCTCTTGACCATCCACTCCTGAAGGACATGAAAGTGCTGGACCCTGCTGCTCGCCTTGACATTACTCCAGGGACAG TGGCAAGGCTAGGGGCCCTTTTCCCTCAGTTGAGCTTGAGTGAGGATAGGCTGAGAGAGGAACTCATTGACTACCAGGTGACAGATAGCAAGCATCTCCCACAAGAAGACAAAACTGACAGATTCTGGGGACTGGTAGGGAAAGATGTGAGGTTCAGTGAGCTGCCAAGATTAATGGAGGCTTTACAATGCATTCCCCACAGCAATGCCAGTTCTGAAAGAGTGTTCAGTATG CTTCAGCGCAGCCCTGGGAGCAAGAGTGGCTCTCAGTTCTGGGTTTTATCCTCAAACCAATGTCCAACTAAGAGGAAGAACCAGAAACTGTGTGTGCTCTGTGTGTCCCTCTACTTGGAGTTTGCAG GATATTTCAGTCAGTTCTGCTCAACACCATATCACCACACAATCAGCGTCCTCAACCGCACTGTTGAGCAGAACCTCCGCCTCGCTAATCGCAGGGGATCTCCAGCTTTGCAATATCACTGGTCTGAAGGTTTGGCTCTTAACTCGTGA